Proteins co-encoded in one Podarcis muralis chromosome 12, rPodMur119.hap1.1, whole genome shotgun sequence genomic window:
- the C12H7orf25 gene encoding UPF0415 protein C7orf25 homolog yields MSVHALLCERIAIAEELIKRAGALSRVRKGGVEGGSKLCSKLKAELKFLRKVEAGKVAIKESHLQSTNLTHLQAIIESAEHLEEVVSVVHVFTYEDQFGEKQSLVVDVVANGGHTWVKAIGRKAEALHNIWLGRGQYGDKSIIEQAEDFLRASGQQPVQYSNPHIIFAFYNGVSCPMAQRLQQMGISVRGDIVAVHALMECASEDLPLSSGESDEGGEGLQVTKVDRDNLIASVAFPTEIRVDVCKRVNLDITTLITYVSALSYGGCYFTFKEKVLTEQAVQEREESVLPLLEDFMKGKELFACESAVKDFQVILDTLGGAGEKSRALLLLERIKVVPDQPSERALRLVPSSKINSRSLTIFGTGDALKAITMTANSGFVRAAANQGVRFSVFVHQPRALTESKESSATPLPKHSVGP; encoded by the coding sequence ATGTCTGTACACGCCTTGCTGTGCGAGAGGATTGCTATTGCGGAGGAGCTCATCAAGAGGGCAGGAGCCCTTTCTAGAGTCCGGAAAGGAGGCGTAGAAGGCGGATCAAAACTCTGCAGCAAGCTAAAGGCCGAGTTAAAGTTCTTGCGCAAGGTGGAGGCTGGCAAGGTAGCCATCAAAGAGTCTCACCTGCAAAGTACCAATCTCACTCACCTGCAGGCCATCATTGAGTCAGCTGAACACTTGGAGGAGGTTGTCAGTGTTGTCCATGTCTTCACGTATGAGGACCAATTTGGGGAGAAACAAAGCTTGGTGGTGGACGTCGTTGCAAATGGTGGCCACACCTGGGTGAAAGCCATAGGTCGAAAGGCTGAAGCCCTGCACAACATTTGGCTGGGCAGGGGCCAGTATGGTGACAAAAGCATCATTGAGCAGGCAGAGGATTTCCTGCGAGCAAGTGGCCAGCAACCAGTGCAGTACAGTAACCCACACATTATCTTTGCTTTCTACAACGGTGTGTCCTGCCCAATGGCACAGAGGCTGCAACAGATGGGCATATCGGTGCGGGGAGACATTGTTGCCGTGCATGCATTGATGGAGTGTGCTAGTGAAGACCTCCCCTTGAGCTCTGGCGAATCTGATGAAGGAGGGGAGGGCCTTCAGGTGACCAAAGTAGATCGGGACAACTTAATAGCTAGTGTTGCTTTTCCTACGGAGATCCGAGTAGACGTGTGCAAGAGGGTTAACTTGGATATTACTACTCTGATCACATACGTCTCTGCCCTGAGCTACGGAGGCTGTTACTTCACCTTCAAGGAGAAAGTGTTAACGGAACAGGCAGTGCAGGAGAGGGAAGAGAGTGTTCTCCCACTCCTGGAGGATTTCATGAAGGGCAAGGAGCTGTTTGCTTGTGAATCTGCAGTCAAAGACTTTCAAGTCATTTTAGATACTTTGGGAGGGGCGGGTGAGAAAAGTCGAGCCTTGTTACTCCTGGAGAGAATCAAGGTGGTGCCAGACCAGCCCTCTGAGCGTGCCTTAAGACTAGTGCCCAGCTCCAAAATCAATAGCCGTTCTCTGACCATCTTTGGCACAGGAGATGCTTTAAAGGCCATCACCATGACTGCAAACAGTGGCTTTGTGAGGGCAGCAGCTAACCAGGGCGTTCGATTTAGTGTGTTTGTTCATCAGCCGAGGGCGCTGACAGAAAGCAAAGAATCTTCTGCCACACCTTTACCAAAGCATTCAGTTGGGCCCTAA
- the PSMA2 gene encoding proteasome subunit alpha type-2, which produces MAERGYSFSLTTFSPSGKLVQIEYALAAVAAGAPSVGIKASNGVVLATEKKQKSILYDERSVHKVESITKHIGLVYSGMGPDYRVLVHRARKLAQQYYLVYHEPIPTAQLVQRIASVMQEYTQSGGVRPFGVSLLICGWNEGRPYLFQSDPSGAYFAWKATAMGKNYVNGKTFLEKRYNEDLELEDAIHTAILTLKESFEGQMTEDNIEVGICNEAGFRRLTPTEVKDYLAAIA; this is translated from the exons ATGGCGGAACGCGGGTACAGCTTCTCCCTCACCACTTTCAG CCCTTCTGGAAAGCTTGTTCAGATTGAATATGCTTTGGCAGCTGTTGCCGCAGGAGCCCCATCAGTTGGAATTAAAG CTTCAAATGGCGTGGTACTGGCAACAGAAAAAAAGCAGAAATCCATTCTGTATGATGAACGAAGTGTACACAAAGTGGAATCCATAACCAAACACATAGGCTTGGTGTATAGTGGCATGGGTCCTGATTACAG aGTACTTGTCCACAGAGCACGCAAACTGGCCCAGCAGTACTACTTGGTTTACCACGAACCTATTCCAACAGCTCAGCTAGTGCAGAGAATTGCTTCTGTAATGCAAGAATACACACAATCTGG GGGTGTACGCCCATTTGGTGTATCATTGCTAATATGTGGGTGGAATGAGGGACGACCATACTTATTCCAGTCTGATCCATCT GGTGCTTATTTTGCGTGGAAAGCAACTGCAATGGGGAAAAACTATGTAAATGGAAAGACATTCCTTGAAAAGAG GTACAACGAAGACTTGGAGCTTGAAGATGCTATTCATACTGCTATATTGACACTGAAG GAAAGCTTTGAAGGACAAATGACAGAAGATAACATAGAGGTTGGCATCTGTAATgaggcaggatttagaaggctCACTCCAACTGAGGTCAAGGATTACCTGGCTGCAATTGCCTAG
- the MRPL32 gene encoding large ribosomal subunit protein bL32m, whose product MRKKRKHVERRPQNHEQIELPGTLECRETLWQPFSTLGRSYPPSNVVGLQLPSSLANRIGSLCYACREPVPRPQELQEGVLGHVVQLSRQVAWRKRRQREGRLGFPAPSARLILTGALSRREGGGPVKMAAAALLLVFPSPLPRIQGFLRSCWSQLGCRSPPGAPALAIQGPGFLPEPIEENAESKETPSFLDSIFWMAAPKSRRTIEVNRCRRRNPRNLIKIKRNIDVCPQCGNLKLKHILCGYCYAKVKRETVAIRKEIWAQEGGPHKAPPVETVVLYEGEKARDEDEGKRIIERTRKRPSWFTQD is encoded by the exons ATGCGCAAAAAGAGAAAACATGTAGAGCGCCGACCACAGAACCATGAACAGATTGAACTTCCGGGAACTCTCGAATGCCGCGAAACTCtatggcagcctttctcaaccttgggccgTTCGTACCCGCCATCaaacgttgttggactacaactcccgtcatcccttgctaacagaaTTGGTTCCCTCTGCTATGCATGCCGGGAACCGGTGCCTCGCCCTCAGGAGCTACAGGAGGGCGTGCTGGGACATGTAGTCCAGCTCTCTCGCCAAGTGGCTTGGCGGAAACGCCGCCAAAGAGAAGGACGACTCGGTTTCCCAGCGCCCTCAGCGCGGCTGATCCTGACAGGCGCGTTATCGCGCCGCGAAGGCGGAGGGCCGGTCAAGATGGCGGCGGCCGCGCTGCTGCTGGTCTTCCCGTCTCCTTTGCCTCGGATCCAAGGCTTCCTCCGAAGCTGCTGGTCCCAGCTGGGCTGCCGCAGCCCGCCCGGGG CTCCTGCTTTAGCAATTCAGGGTCCAGGTTTTTTGCCTGAACCTATAGAAGAGAATGCTGAAAGTAAGGAGACTCCAAGCTTTCTAGACAGCATATTTTGGATGGCAGCCCCAAAATCAAGGCGGACCATTGAAGTAAATCGCTGCAGGCGAAGGAATCCTAGGAACCTTATAAAAATAAAG CGAAACATTGACGTCTGTCCTCAGTGTGGCAACCTGAAACTGAAGCATATTCTTTGTGGCTATTGTTATGCAAAGGTTAAACGGGAGACAGTTGCCATAAGGAAAGAAATATGGGCACAGGAGGGAGGACCACATAAGGCTCCACCTGTAGAGACTGTTGTACTGTATGAGGGAGAGAAAGCTAGAGATGAAGATGAAGGCAAGCGGATCATAGAACGAACAAGGAAGCGCCCATCTTGGTTCACACAGGACTGA